Genomic window (Planococcus sp. MSAK28401):
TCGCCGTCTATTTGGATATCGATTCCGAGCGAACGAAAACAGCTGATGGTGCTCAGGCAATCATCTCCCATCAAGAAGCCTTCGATGGTCGTCGTTCCCTGTGCCAGCGCACCGAACATGACGGCTCGGTGTGAGATGGACTTATCCCCAGGCACTTGAACGCTGCCCGTTAACGCAGGTTGTGCGTAGCTGATCGTTTTGGACATGTATTTCATTCCTTTCAGGAGATATACGTATCATAAGAGGTGCGTTCGGAAAAAACGCGCTGCGCATTTTTCCGGTCTTGTGCTGTCTGAAAACTAATGACGAGAATCCCGAATACATCTTCACGCGTCTCCAAGATCCTCAAATTGACGATGCTGATGCCGGCTTCCGCCAGATAGCCCGTCATTTCCGAGATGATCCCCGGCACATCGGGAATATCGATATACAAATCGAATACGGAATACATGGCGCCGTGCCCTGCAACCGGCAGTTCATCACGCGTTTCCTTCGCTTTCGCGAAAAAGCGGTGAATCGGCTCGGGCTCGTTGTTCTGCAGGATCTCGCGCAAATGCGTCATCTGGTCCATCCAATGGTCCAGCTGCTCAACAATCATTTCATTGTTTTGCGTGGTAATATCGCGCCACATGTCCGGGTTCGCAGAAGCGATACGCGTCGTATCGCGGAAACCGCCCGCTGCAAGCTGCCGCGCAAAGGGAAATTGCTCTTCCCGGTCCAGTTGATGGACCAAAGCAGCTGCAATCAAATGCGGAAAATGGCTGACAATCGCCGTCATATGATCGTGTTCTTTTGCTTCGAGCACTTTAATTTTCGCTTTGGTGACAGATAACAAACCAATCAATTTCTCCACGTCTTCCTCAACCGCCTGCTTCCCGGGAGTTAAAATATAGAAGGCATTTTCAAAGAGCACCTCTTTGGCAGCTTCGACACCACTTTTATGGGAACCGGCCATCGGATGCCCCCCGATAAAGGTATGGGCCAATTTCGCTGAAGCTTCCATAATTTGGACTTTTGTGCTGCCGGTATCTGTCAAAATGACATTTTCTTTTAAATTCCAGTATTTGCTCTGTTCCATTAATTTGATGGTTGTCCCGACGGGTGTGGCAAAAACGATGACATCAGCCGCGGCGGCTGCCTGTTCAAGAGCAGGCGGCGAGCTTTGGATGATGCCCATTTTGAAAGCTTTTCTGGCAGTCAATGCATCCACATCATAGCCCGACACGTGAACATCTTCGTTGCGCTGCAATGCTTTTGCTAAAGATCCACCAATCAATCCAAGGCCGATTATAAGGACTTCTGTTTTCACGCTTGGCTCACCTGGCTTTTCTGGGATAGGTCGGGACGCAGTTTCACAGCATCATTCATATAAATATGATGAATTTTATCCTGTGCCAGTTTTGTATTGACGTGCATCATGACACGAATGCATAGGGGCATGCTGCCGGGCACATCCATTTCATGTGTGCACATAACCGGCACGTATGTCCAGCCTTCGATGGTGCGTACGGCTTTTGCAGGAAAAGCTGCAGAAATATCTGTTGTCGTCGATACGATGACCGAAGCCACTTCATCCGGTTCGATGCCATTTTCTTTGGCCATTTCCAAAACCAAGCGGCGCGTTTGCTCCAAAATTTCAGGCGCTTCATCTTTTGTAATGGTGATGGCACCTCTGACTCCTCGAATCATCAGATCATCTCCTTGATCGTTTTTCTTAGCTTATCGTAAGCCGCTTGTGCTCGTTGTTCTGTAATCGTTTCAATATACGGCCGGCCCACTGACCCAAGCAAAACGAAGTTCAGTGCAGCAGCGGTCGCTTTTTTATCTTTTTTCATATATGGCAATAGTTCATCGAATGGCATGTGCGTCAATAGCGATAGCGGATAACGATTTACTTTCGCCCAGTTTAAAAAACGCGGCAATTGCGGGCTTTCGGACAATTCAAGTGCATAGGCCATGCCGAGCACGACAGCTTCTCCGTGCGTCAGTTTGCCATAACCCAAATGCGCTTCGATGGCATGGGCCAGTGTATGGCCGAAATTGAGGAATTTGCGGACACCGCCTTCAAACTCATCTTCTTCGACAATCGCTGATTTGACGGCAATTCCTTTTTCCAGATGCCCTTCGAGTTCCTGTCCAGACATTGAACTGAAATCTTGATACGCCATCAGTTCATCCAGCCAGCCTTCGTTTGAAATGAACGCATGCTTGATCACTTCAGCCATTCCCGAGCGGATTTCATTTTCAGGAAGCGTCTGGAGAAAGTCGCCATCGTAAACGACCGCTCGCGGCTGATAAAAAGTGCCGATCATGTTCTTGCCGAGCGGATGGTTGATGGCGGTTTTGCCGCCCACAGCACTGTCATGGGCCAAGATGGTTGTCGGCACTTGGATAAAAGGCACTCCGCGCATGAAAGTTGATGCGACAAAGCCAGCCAGATCCCCGACTGCGCCTCCACCGAAAGCAAGAATGACCGTATTGCGCGAGCAATTTTCTGACAGTAAAAAGCTATGGCAATCCATAAAACTTTCAGCGGATTTCGCTCCTTCACCTGCTGGCACGCGGAAAACTTTCGGCTGAAAGTCCGTAAGCGCCCCGATCAGCTGCGGCAAATGCAGATCGGCCACTTGGCTGTCTGCAATGACGACGACTTGGTCAGCTGCAGTGAGCAACTCACGATAATGCTTTGACAGCAGCTTGACCGCCCCTTGACCGATATGCACCTTATATGGATGTTCAGTCTCGACCCGCAACTCCCTCATGGATTAAAACTCCTTTGTATAGGCTTTATAGCTCTCGATATTTTCTTTCAGACGCGGCAATTGATCTGCGTCGAATTGTTCTAGCAATGCGTTGGCCGCTTCAAAGGCGACGACATGTTCTGCAACGATTGAGGCTGCCGGAACTGCACAGCTGTCTGAACGTTCGATGCTTGCCTGGAACGGCTCTTTCGTTTCGATATCCACGCTTTTAAGCGGCTTATAAAGCGTTGGGATTGGCTTCATCACACCGCGTACGATGATCGGCATGCCTGTTGTCATCCCGCCCTCAAAGCCGCCGAGGTTGTTCGTGCTGCGGGTATAGCCCGCTTCTTCATTCCAAATGATTTCATCATGGACTTCACTGCCTGGGCGGCGCGCCATTTCGAATCCAAGGCCGAACTCCACTCCCTTGAATGCGTTGATGCTCATGACGGAAGCTGCGATTTTAGCATCCAGTTTGCGGTCGTAATGCACATAACTGCCGATTCCGGCTGGCATGCCTTCGACGATGACTTCTACCGTCCCACCGATCGAGTCTCCGTTTTTCTTCGTCGCATCAATCAAATCGGTCATTTCTTTTGTTTTTGATGAGTCTGCGCAATAAACAGCATCCTGTTCGACGATGTCACGGATTTCATCTGCGGACTTTCCGAGATAAGTTGTTGGGTCGACTTTAATACCGCCGATTTCTGTCACATGTGACACAATCTTTACGCCAAGTTCAGCGAGAAGCTGCTTTGCCACTGCGCCGACAGCCACGCGTACGGTCGTTTCACGTGCAGAAGAACGCTCCAATACGTTCCGCAGGTCACGATGGCCATATTTCATGCCGCCGTTCAAATCAGCGTGTCCTGGACGTGGGCGTGTCAATTGACGTTTCACTTCATCGGTTTCTTCGATCGGCTCGATGCCCATAACATTTGTCCAATGCTTCCAGTCATCATTTTTGACGACCAATGCGACTGGGGAACCCAAGGTCTTTCCGTGGCGGACGCCTGAAACGATCTCCACCGTATCTGTCTCGATTTGCATGCGGCGGCCGCGGCCATGGCCTCCCTGGCGCCGTTTCAACTCTTTATTGATCATTTCCGCCGTCAAAGGCAATTGCGCTGGCAACCCTTCAATAATGGCGGTCAATTGTGGACCGTGAGATTCTCCTGCTGTTAAGTAACGCATGTACACTTTCTCCCTTCAACGTGCTAAAGTATTTAACTATCACTATACCACATGGCATTTGTTCAATTCTATCCTAAATATGAAGAAAACTAAACATTCGAATAGCAACAAACCCGCGCCAATAAAAGAAATCGCTTTCATTTTCCAGCTCACTCGTTCGCTTCTTGTTTCTCCAATTGCTCCGTAAATAAAAAAACTGCGGCCGATTGCACGGCCGCAGTTTCAATAGTTGGATCAGTTGACCCAGCTGTTCATTGTTTTTTCGTAAGATACCAATTCTTCTTCTTTGAAGAACAAGCCGATTTCGCGCTCAGCGCTTTCAGCTGAATCAGAACCGTGAATCATGTTTTTGCCGACAGTAACTGCGAAGTCGCCGCGGATGGTTCCTGGAGCTGCATCTTTCGGGTTAGTAGCTCCCATCATTTGACGCGCAGTCAAGATGACGTTTTCGCCTTCCCAAACCATTGCGAAAACTGGCCCAGAAGTGATGAATTCTACAAGTTCGCCGAAGAATGGGCGCTCTTTGTGCTCGCCGTAATGCTGTTCAGCAAGTTCAGTTGGGATTTGCATCAATTTAGCGCCTGCCAAATGATATCCTTTTTTCTCGAAACGAGAAACGATTTCACCGATAACATTGCGTTGAACACCATCAGGTTTTACCATCAAAAATGTTTTTTCCATTTTAGAACACTCCTCTGTTAAAAAGCTCGGGCACTTTGCCCACCTTAAAAAATACTATCATTGTCCCATCATTTGTCAACCGGAAACTAAAACTTTCGCTTGCCGATGAAAAAGGCGATTTTGCGCATCGTTTTCATCGCGGGACCTTTCGGCAGATCATCCAGTTCTTTCAGCGCCTTCTCCAAATAACGCTCGCTCATGCGCTTCGCTTCATCAACTGCGCTGCTTGTGCGGATCGTGCGGACGATTTCCAGGCGTTTCTCATCGGAAATGTCCTGGTTTAAATTATCCCGCAGCATCTGGTAGATCTCGGGATCACGGCGCGCGTACAAAATCGGCAAGGTGATGTTGCCTTGAATAAAATCGCTGCCGGCCGGTTTGCCCAAATCCTGGTCGCTGGCGGTGAAATCGAGGATATCGTCGATAATCTGGAACGACATGCCGATAAAATAACCGAAACGGCGCAAATGCGCGGCAGTTTTCTCATCGGTTCCCGACACCAAAGCCCCCAATTCACAGCTCGATGAAATCAATAAGGCGGTTTTGCGTTTGATGCGCCGCAAATAATCCCGCAAGCTTTGGTCGAGCCTGTATTTATCTTCAATCTGAATAATTTCCCCACGGCACACTTCGATCAAGGTCTTCGACAGGATGTCATGGATCCTTGGTGATTCAATTTCCGTGATCCGCTCCAGTGCCCTGGCCAGAATGAAATCCCCGGTATACATTGCCACACTATTATTCCATTCCGATTTAACGGTCGGGCGCCCTCTACGGATCTCCGAATCATCTATGACATCATCGTGGACCAAAGACGCCATATGTATAAGCTCCAACGGCACAGCGACACGCTTCAGCAATTCGATATCATAATTCCCGAATTTTCCGGCAAGCAAAACAAAAACAGGGCGGATCCGTTTTCCTCCGGCCTGCAATAAATGAAGAGAAGCATCATTTAATAGAAGGGATTCGGAATCCACTGCCTGTTCCAATTCTTTTTCGATCAGTTCCAGCTCTGGTTTCAGGTCGGAATAGAGCAATTTCAACTTCATCTTTTCCACTTAATAACCTTCTCCCGCTTGTTTACTTTTTCAATCCCATATGGAGGGCAGCAGCCCCTCCTGAATACGGTTTGTATTTCACTTTGTCGAATCCGACTTTGCTGAACAGTTTCGCCAGCTCTTTCATGCCTGGGAATGTTTTAGCTGACTCCTGAAGCCACGAATACTCTTTATAGCTTTTCGCG
Coding sequences:
- a CDS encoding prephenate dehydrogenase, with product MKTEVLIIGLGLIGGSLAKALQRNEDVHVSGYDVDALTARKAFKMGIIQSSPPALEQAAAAADVIVFATPVGTTIKLMEQSKYWNLKENVILTDTGSTKVQIMEASAKLAHTFIGGHPMAGSHKSGVEAAKEVLFENAFYILTPGKQAVEEDVEKLIGLLSVTKAKIKVLEAKEHDHMTAIVSHFPHLIAAALVHQLDREEQFPFARQLAAGGFRDTTRIASANPDMWRDITTQNNEMIVEQLDHWMDQMTHLREILQNNEPEPIHRFFAKAKETRDELPVAGHGAMYSVFDLYIDIPDVPGIISEMTGYLAEAGISIVNLRILETREDVFGILVISFQTAQDRKNAQRVFSERTSYDTYIS
- the aroH gene encoding chorismate mutase, translated to MIRGVRGAITITKDEAPEILEQTRRLVLEMAKENGIEPDEVASVIVSTTTDISAAFPAKAVRTIEGWTYVPVMCTHEMDVPGSMPLCIRVMMHVNTKLAQDKIHHIYMNDAVKLRPDLSQKSQVSQA
- the aroB gene encoding 3-dehydroquinate synthase; the protein is MRELRVETEHPYKVHIGQGAVKLLSKHYRELLTAADQVVVIADSQVADLHLPQLIGALTDFQPKVFRVPAGEGAKSAESFMDCHSFLLSENCSRNTVILAFGGGAVGDLAGFVASTFMRGVPFIQVPTTILAHDSAVGGKTAINHPLGKNMIGTFYQPRAVVYDGDFLQTLPENEIRSGMAEVIKHAFISNEGWLDELMAYQDFSSMSGQELEGHLEKGIAVKSAIVEEDEFEGGVRKFLNFGHTLAHAIEAHLGYGKLTHGEAVVLGMAYALELSESPQLPRFLNWAKVNRYPLSLLTHMPFDELLPYMKKDKKATAAALNFVLLGSVGRPYIETITEQRAQAAYDKLRKTIKEMI
- the aroC gene encoding chorismate synthase gives rise to the protein MRYLTAGESHGPQLTAIIEGLPAQLPLTAEMINKELKRRQGGHGRGRRMQIETDTVEIVSGVRHGKTLGSPVALVVKNDDWKHWTNVMGIEPIEETDEVKRQLTRPRPGHADLNGGMKYGHRDLRNVLERSSARETTVRVAVGAVAKQLLAELGVKIVSHVTEIGGIKVDPTTYLGKSADEIRDIVEQDAVYCADSSKTKEMTDLIDATKKNGDSIGGTVEVIVEGMPAGIGSYVHYDRKLDAKIAASVMSINAFKGVEFGLGFEMARRPGSEVHDEIIWNEEAGYTRSTNNLGGFEGGMTTGMPIIVRGVMKPIPTLYKPLKSVDIETKEPFQASIERSDSCAVPAASIVAEHVVAFEAANALLEQFDADQLPRLKENIESYKAYTKEF
- the ndk gene encoding nucleoside-diphosphate kinase, with the translated sequence MEKTFLMVKPDGVQRNVIGEIVSRFEKKGYHLAGAKLMQIPTELAEQHYGEHKERPFFGELVEFITSGPVFAMVWEGENVILTARQMMGATNPKDAAPGTIRGDFAVTVGKNMIHGSDSAESAEREIGLFFKEEELVSYEKTMNSWVN
- the hepT gene encoding heptaprenyl diphosphate synthase component II is translated as MEKMKLKLLYSDLKPELELIEKELEQAVDSESLLLNDASLHLLQAGGKRIRPVFVLLAGKFGNYDIELLKRVAVPLELIHMASLVHDDVIDDSEIRRGRPTVKSEWNNSVAMYTGDFILARALERITEIESPRIHDILSKTLIEVCRGEIIQIEDKYRLDQSLRDYLRRIKRKTALLISSSCELGALVSGTDEKTAAHLRRFGYFIGMSFQIIDDILDFTASDQDLGKPAGSDFIQGNITLPILYARRDPEIYQMLRDNLNQDISDEKRLEIVRTIRTSSAVDEAKRMSERYLEKALKELDDLPKGPAMKTMRKIAFFIGKRKF